From the Asterias amurensis chromosome 1, ASM3211899v1 genome, the window AGTGTTCAGAAATCatgtttttacacaaaattataataacaacttcttcttttttttttttttaaatgtggcaataaaattaataaaccaatttcttattttattgGAGTCTGGCCtggcatatttttttttgtagggaTATTTAAAATGCAATGAAATGTAAATGATAATTTCTAAAAGTTTCAATTCCATATTTTCGTACAATCCAAATGTGATGCTTTAACCTCGGTTTGGTAGGTAGaatgatttattttgtattttcgtTGTTCAGTCAAGATTCTGTTCTTGCCAATACCTTTTTCCCCCAATTTATACTCAAGTTGGATACTAACGTTTCTGAGCTAAAATGTCTTAACAACCATTTctttaacttgtttttattataaatatcagAGACTATGAGCAGTTCTACCGTGAGGCATTGGAGAACGCAGCACACTTCAACACACGCCTCGTGGCTGAGAGAAGAATGCGTCTCCCCTTCTTGGACTCACAGACAGGCGTCGCTCAGAACAACTGTTTCATTTGGATGCAGAAACGCCATCGAGGGCCAGGCTTAGAGGAGGGTCAGTTATACACATACCCATCACGGCGATGGCGTAAGAAACGCAAACCCCAGCATGCACCGCTGGTCGACTCCAGCAACTTGTATTCTCAACTTCAACAAGGTGAATCTTCTAATGGTAAGATTTTTATCTGTTCatcttgaaggcactggaaacctttgataattgtcaacgaccagtgttctcacctgATGTAtgccaacatgcataaaatatcaaatctgtaaaaattttgactcaattggtcatcgaagtttcaagagaatagtgaaagaaaaaacactcctgTTGAACAAATGGGTGTGCTCTCAGATgactaataaaaggcttcaggcttgaagactttaatatttgagtgagaaattacctcattttgaaaaactacgatacttcagaggaagccatttctcacaatgttgctCGTTATCCGAGTAAGTTTTCacgctaacatttattttgagtaattaccaatagggtccagtgccttttaatttAAATCACCATCATAAATCATGCAGTTTTTAGTCTGCCATTTCTACCTGAAACCCTCAAGACACCCATGGCTGAGAACCGTCCGCTCTTCATTGGATATCATAGTATTGTCTGCCAACACCCAAAccttaaaactttgaaatagtTTTATGCCTTTAAGTATCAACAAGAATAACGGGTTTGACATCGCTCTGAATcaacacaaaatatatatattttttttgcagtgcCTCAAAGTTCTGTGATTGATTTTCATAGATTCAGTCTTGTCCGCACTACCTTTCCAAGCATAACGTACATATCAATGCAATCTGGTATTGGTGGTGTTGGCCAGTGTTGAGTAATTGTAGGCTTCTGATGGATTCCTGAAGGCATCAtagagcctgtaagcacaaaaacttgttaaGTCGAGAAAATAATTGCTTGGCAAAAACAGGTTAACAGTGTTTTCTGCTaaacggctttatgaaattgggccctggtggcttTTAGTGTTATTGGTTAAAACTCTGTACACATTGTACATCAAATTATTTCCATGATAATTATCAGACGTAATTGAAACAAATTTCATGTGACAAACTGCATGTTCCTTTGTTATTGTGAACGCAATGTCTCCTTACCACCTCAGATGGAATAGACACAATTCAGGAAATATCAGGTTTCACTGAGACTGATTCCAATCATCCAGAGACATCAACGAACCTGGTCGATAAAGACCAAGAGGAGTTATTCAGAGAGATGGAGGCGGTGGATGACATCCCCGATGCAGGAGAGATCGAGAGGGCCGACTCAGAAAGCGATGAAGATTTTGAAGTGTCATCTCGTAAGAGAAGAGGAAGAGGAAAGGTAAATGGGCAAATACGTCAATGTATCTGaggcagtgttgtagccacggtgggcggttctgggcgggcctgcccaagactcacaatttttgcccagcactctgagcaaaatacattgaaccaaccagcacagatttcccctagaataaatcaaaataatttccactgtgcattgatcggagacacagctaatgataaggagtatcaGAAGTCACAGCCAAAGAACACAGTCAAACGGCCACCAACTTATTGCgcaaacagtttggaaaccttgCATTATGCCTGAACttgcatttttcttttgatcgtgattgactctacgtgaaggaaaacttttgtaatctttgaacaaattacgtcagaaatgtcattgttttaactcttcacggaggtgagcatagtttaatacttaatatatgctgttttatgctgtcttaatagaagtttcataaggattcagagaaaacattcatatcagttgtcgcccaacgtccgcggatattcggatattaaagaatatccggttactcggttgtaattacagaattatccggtttgtaaataggtgttcgcgccctatgcggatatccggttaagaaaaaaaaggcattcgcggttacggataggaaaacctattcaccattaaccggatattcaaataattcgccaaGGCCTACAGGATTTGCACAGTCTGTTAGAGCCTAcctcaaataaaataataaagttcTTTAGTCTTCAGAAACATTACATCTATCAGTATTAAATTGACCCAATGTCCCTTTTACCCCTACCCCCACAGGGACGTGGTGGCGGAAGGAAGAAAGCTTCAGCCATCGACGCAGACATGCCCATTCTACAAGCAGAAGATAAAGAGAAACCCTTCGGCTGTAAAGGTAAAACAATCTACCGTTCCAACCTGTATCTTCATCAGGTTAAATGGCTGACGCCCgatttcatacttcctgcgaatgcgatttgGATTTTGATGTCGCAATTTTGCAACGAGCAGTTCGCAGCAGTTGagatgtgctcaactcctgcaaaatatTTGCTGGGAAAACAGAGATGTGATGCATttgtaggaagtatgaaccgggtttaATTCCCATGTATACTTAGGGCACGGTCAGTTGATGTGTGCGATCAGTCATTCATGTTGGGCATTGGGCAGATTCTGTAGAACATCTCACCCTTAGTTTAcaataaggaaaacaaaaatcctcCAGAGTTGGGAATTAGAAAAAAGAGGGTTTCAACTTGTGGCAGCGTGATCGACTGATAGTACAATGTAGTTGGcggatcgcgcagattgaccgattgTGACCAACATTTATATCTAGAAATATCCTACAGAAAAAGTAACTGCCTCCAAGAACATTAGAATCACCTACATGTATCCTGTTTTAAAGTAGTGAACACACAGTATATATTCTTAAGGTCAAGTTCATTTTAGACTTGCTAGTTCTCAAGTAGATTCACAGCTATACTCTTTCAGACCATTGCAAGAAAGACACGCCCTTTTTTGCATAATTTTCTTAAGTAGTGCTAGGACATTTATTATCTAAAACATTAGACTACATTCTTAACGTGCAAAGAAGTCatgcaaacaaattttaaaaattgggcTTGACTGGCAGACCTGTTGTGTTTGCCCTTCTTCTGTGATTGACTACTCTTCAGACTACATCCAGTGTTGGAATGTCACATGGTTATGCCTTAAAGGTTTTCatccattttgtaaatttgagtCTTATAAACGAAagtttatttaatttatataaGCTTCCTCCACCATTAACTTTTGAGTTATCAATTAACAGTGgttttttaaattcatattTGGCACTTATCTTTCAGtttttgcacaatttttttaccacttttttATCACAAAACTAACTTCTGAGTAAAGCttcagaaaaaaagtatattttttaaattcatcaATTAACGagcaacattgtgagaaactgctccctctaaagtaatgtagtttttcagAGAGAGGTgatttgtcactcaaatattaaaagacttcaggcctgaagcctttttttatgcTTCTGAAAGTACTCAAATTGTACAAGGATGCTttttcatcattattttttgCAACTTATATGACCaaataagctcaaattttcacagatttgtggtctttgacaattaccaaaggtgtcaagtgcctaAAACCAAGACAATTGAAAAGATAAGAttagataagataagataaatGTGATTACAGTAAGATACTGATCATAATCTCAGAAAGATTGAAATTGAGGAAATTGTGTGAGAGCATAAACCTTTAttatgctgcctccatcttggtcatgttcctcgtgttgaacaacaaaaatggaTGCTATTagtcattttgcaaataggaaccagactattttgttcttccagcctcggtttggtaacattgatatcaatgggagagattcaagatggctgcaccatgataaaggtctattggatTACTCAAGTGTTTCTAGCACTTAGAGGAAACAACCTAATATTTACAGGCTGGAATTTAATTCACTTTGAGGGAATTCTCGACGTAATTACAAGAAATGCATTAAAGTTCACAGAAACAGGTTCATCTTTGACGATAATTAGCACAATCACAGCACGGTCCACAGTTTAGTTGGTAACCATCATCTGACACTGTTACCCTTCTCTAACGCTAGTGTGCGGCAAACGGTACAAGAATCGACCGGGTTTGAATTATCATATGAGTCACTATCACCAAGAGATAGAGGCTGTCTCGGACGAACAGTCCCAACCCTCCCCTCTCCAACTGACGGATCCACGTAAGTCTTCGCCCCTCCACTGCCACCCGCACCATTCACAGAAGATTTTGTATCGGAACGAAGCTATCTTTAACACTAATTGGTGGAAGCGCACATTGCTAGGGCATCATTGAGGGTCACTGACCTCTTTAGCTATTGTTTTGTCGCATTCATTGTCATTTGTCCACCACTCAGAGAGGACGCTGCTTTGTTCTTTAAAATGgcatgtttttcaagatggcggctgACTGTGTTGACTATCACTAATATCTGCATGGGTAACTCTAGCCATTATTATCTCCTGCTGCACATTGGCACTAACAGTAACCATGGTAACTCATTCTATCTAATCACTGATTGGCATCAATTCCACCTTAACTCATTGTTGTTGGTCTCTCCTCTCAAATAATTCTCTCTAAGTCTGAAAATCTAGACATTTCTGATATCAGCTCCAAATATTTCAACATTGTGGCTCATGTGGATACACAATGTAAACACTCCAAGCAAGTAACGCGCAGTGTGTATTGAAAATTCATGGCTGCCTCCCTCCCACCTTCAGGCACAAACACTTGGAAGCTGTCATGCTTTTCATGCGTACTGTGCATTACTTCCTTGGTTTGTTAACATTGTTTACCCCTTATGAGTTGCGTGACACCGGTAACAAACTGTTTCTATTAGACAAGGTATGTTGGCACACACAAGATTGACAGATCAGGCATCTAAACGTGGGATTCCCATGATATACAATGGAAGTTACAGAAATGTTAATAATGTAAACAACTTTAATGAGcccttttgaggtatggcggacacaatgctacaacactgtaaagttgtagtaaatttgtgcgtattgaccatagagatagaacgtatgttattcagtgaagtgcgcattttaggcgacgctgcgtttacacgtaaacctaatgaccaccaacatggtgacaaggcatcagtcgcggcgtgtgacgcgcgcgtatcacatccgccatacctcaaaaaggcttataggaTTGGTCCAGATTTCAAGACTAGATTTCAGGGCTTGTTTTACTTTGAATCTAGAAACTACTGAGGGAAAGAATCAGAGAAGCTCTGTGTTTGTTGCTGTTTGTGATGACTAAACAATCTGCTTGCAATTACACCCAGGGGGGCTTCTACCTCAGCACCTAAAATAGAGAGACCCAGACCTGGCAGGACAAAATATTCTACATGTGTGTCTCATTTTGGCAATAGTTTTGTCTTCTTAACAACTTTTTTAGGAAAAAGGAAGCACCGCTTTGGTATAATTACTTCACCTTCATTAAAGATGCTCATAAATGTGTCACAAATTCCCAAATTAAATTTAGCATTTAATTTCGTTTCCGTGTTCTGAGACAACCCTCGCATTTGAGGCAAACTTCTTTCAATTCTGTACCATTCTTTTTTGATTAGTACAAAAGGTGTTATGTATATGCTGTTAATGTTAGTCTGTTAGTGAGGAAGTTAGCTGCATGTCACTATGCATGCACTTGGAGCTACACAAAAGGGCCTTGGTACATGTATAGTGGGGTAGCcaatcatttataaacaaagacTTGCATGGTAATGAAATCTTATAATCAGTCTAACATTAATACTGAAAGTAAAGACTGAAACAtaacaatttttgtaaaaatgtctaCAACCAGGGGACATATTTGTATTTgtcattaatgttttattttattttatttagttgaATGAAAGGTTTCCCCctgtttgggggagggggtattGTCGTCAGTGACTTGCCTGTGTGTACAGGCAGTAGTGTTCTGTTTTTCTGCCCAACATAAATTCTAcctctgttaaaggcagtgggcactattggtaattactcaaaataattattatcataaaacctttcttgattacgagtaatggggagaggttgatagtataaaacattgtgagaaacagcgccctctgaagtgacgtagttttcgagaaagaagtaattttccacgaatttgatttcgagacctcacatttataatttgaggtctcgaaattaagcatctgaaagcacacaactttgtgtgaccatggtgcgacaagggtgttttttctttcattaaattcgacgaccgattgagctcaaattttcacatgtttgttgttttttgcatatgttgagatacaccaactgtgaagactagtctttgacaaataccaatagtgtccagtgtctttaaaatgtggCATTTTGTTAGTGTAGTTGGAAAGGAGTCAACAGTGCATCACAAAAgtgatttgaattttgttcatttattatgGGTAAGCCTTTCCTGCCCTGTATCCTCTAAAATCATTTCAGATTCTTATGCAACCAATtgataacattttcaaatttgctTAATGGGGTAAATCATAGATGCTAACATGTCGGTTGTTGGGAGCTATCATGTGCTGGAAGATCATAAACTTTCTGTTAATTCTTAAACATTTCCACAATCAACTGTAAATCAACATGGTAATGGCAGTGCTACTCGCTCATTCAGCTCACCAAACATGACCTTGGTAGCAAGGACCTCAACTTCCACTCCTTATGCTCAGGGTGATCTTTTCTCCTTAATTAATATTCATTTATGCAAATAATATTACCACCGCTTCAATCTATTTAcaacatttgctgcattttgcgAGAATTTCTTTACTCCATAAAACTTTTCAGGTACCTCAtctccctttttttcttcaaagaaaaGGTTTAagttttgttgttcttttctttaGTTGTTTACTTTACAGAACGAtttaatttgtttccttttggAGAACAGTCATCTGTTCATTATCAAATTCAAACACCACATCTTCTTATTTTGGTTAATGCAAAAGTTTTTTCCTCagcgtaggcctacacattGGAAAATATGTGGGGTTTATTTTTAGACTTGCAGGTGATTATTTTGTGTTGGATTTGATAGTCCTGCATGCAAAAGTGTAACTTTCACACTGTTTCACACACTTTAGGTCTGCTGCTCAACTGTATCTGCACATTATTTGCATTGTTCCTTGTGACACCTTAAGTTCACTCAATGTCACACTGCTGTCGTAAATGGATATTTGTACATTGCACATACGTGTTAATAAACTACATTTTTGTCAGGCCTGGAAACTCTCCTTGAGAGGGCATGGCCATTTTCGTTTGGGgttttccattggaaaatcttaaagccCAGGGGAATCTtcttaaggggcaccaaggctaaggtAACATCAGCCATGGCCTTTGTGGTTTCTGTTTAATTCCAAGCTGGATTTGTAAGTGATAATCCTTGAGTTGTGTAATTGCAAATGAATGGTGTCAGTTGAAACAATTTTATTCAAGGACAATATTCCAATAACTGCAATGGAGGTTCTTAAAGAAAAGAGCTAAATGTTTCAATATTCAGCCAAAATTCACTCGACTTTGCTTTCAAACTAATTACTGAATGGAACTAAGTAGTGGGAAAACACGTGTAATTTTTAGTCCCTTAATGCGTGATTAAGATTTGTTTAGAAGTTCAACCTCCAGCTTTGGATCATCAAACAGTGATGGAGTGTTCTTCTCCTGCCATAGattttttcgcaaatacccattgcgcaagcgcaaactgttaaacggggtgcatgctggtctagctagcgatcaaacttgatccaCGCTTTGGAACATCAAACAGCGATGGAGTGTTCTTCTCCTGCCAtacattttttcacaaaaaaaccaTTGTGCAAGTTCTAACTGTTAAAtggggtgcatgctggtctagctagcgatcaaacttgattcACGCCTAACGTGCGTGAATCCACGGAAAAaaagtatttgcgataaggtctatgtggCAGGGTAGTCGAGACCAGTGGTAGGTGCCATACAGTCCATGAGTCTGATAGTTTGATATAAGAGGGTCCAATACATGAACCTTAAAGTTCTAGACTGAGACATACAGGTTCTATTTTTTAGACCTACAAATACTGTGACGAATAGGACCTAGACTTGAAACTACAGGTCCTATACTAAacatacttaaaggaacgtaACAGTCGTGACCCAAATGGCCGACCGATCTCGAacgtttacaggtttgtcagtttatgtatatggtggatcacataaagtgcttacactgccagcaacttttttgctagcaaaaccaattctgtaatgttcctttaaaatggtcCTTGAGTGAAGGAAAAAGGTCATAGACTGTGAAATACAGGACAGGTCTTATACTGAAACATAGCGTAGAAGTCTAACATTTTGACCTGCAGATGTAAAACCTGGACctctttatacatgtacagtgtatgttcTTAATTAACCAATTTAATATGCCATTTCTGCAAATGCCTTGGTGTACATTTTCAACTTAAATGCAAAATAACCCAAATTGTTTTTCTCCAttcatacattttgaaaaaaaaaagtgttttaatcGGATGTTAAATGGCTTTTTGCTTCAGAGAGCGAACTTTTCAGATTGTATTGACATTTACTTCTGTTTTGATTCAGACTTTGGAAGTTCTATGGCTTTAGGGGAAAGTCAGGTTGTCCGCCATCTTGGAATGGGATCATGTGACTGGAGGGCAAAagcaacacaaaataaaagtaatcAACATTGTTATCGTTAAATTATCGTTGCCAAAAGGAATGCGTACATGTTGGTATACCGTAAGTCATTGCTCCTAAAGAAGGCATTCTGATTGGGAGAGAGCTGATCATGTGACTAAGCTTTGTTTATGTATTTGGAGGCCAGCAATAAAAAGTCTCTGGTTTCTTGTGCCTAAGCATGTCAGCTTTTTATCCCactccattgtttttttttttaaagtttttttttaggatcATCCattcatgtttacaaaaaaaaaatgaactggTAAAGACCAGTTGACTATCTCATTTATGCTCATTTATTCATACATGGTTCTACATAAAAAGTAAAATGAAGCCAAATCAAGTTATTGATTCAATATCAGTGGAAAGGGCAAGttacactgcagcgataacgataacgatcacaacgcaaagagaacgcattctttTGATTGAATTGCCTCGTGCAGAGTACGCACACGCTTAATATTccaccaatcgagggcgtgcttTGTTAACGTAATCGTTAtcatttttgttatcgctgcagtttGACTGGCCCTTTAGACTGATGTTGAAATATCATTTTCGGACAAGTTGTTTCAGTGTTCAGAAGAATAAAAAGTGTAAGTTGTCCCCACGGACATCTTAAAAGAAAATTCCATGACTTTTCCATGACTGGCAAGAACAAAATTCTGGTTTTCCCATATTGCATAAATCTGTTGGCTTTTGTAGAACTTGAACACCACACCAATGCATCACATTGTAGAGTtagtctccccccccccccaccaatgAAAACCAGAGACTTTTgagctttttttgttttgcatgacGCTGAAGGAAAGCGATTCACAGATCGCACCAATCAAAATGCAGCAAAGTCATGTGACAGGTTTGTACAACGCATGCATGAAAGTTTTTGAATAATGTGTCGAAACAGGGGGTGTGCAACCCCTAAAAAATTAAATTCAGTGgtaaattgaatttgaaaaaatgaaGTTATACTGTCTCCAAAGAAAGATAAATGAAGTTGGTGGTGAACTTTTATTGGACAAGTGATTTCCAGAAAGATCTTAATGTATAATTTCTAGAAAGTTGCTTGTTGCTTTTTTTGATGCTCCAAtatcaaaatgaaatttaaaaagagAAGTCCCCTTGGTTTTCTACCTTCTGCCCTTGTAGTAGAAGGTAATAAGCAGTTAGTAGAATCTAAAGaaagacaagttcttaaaagaacatctatctggcaagtagatatacacacgctgcctaaacataggattcaaactgcctctagctaccgggcaacctcggtaatctagttggtaagacactgctctagaattgcaagggtcgtgggttcgaatcccacccgagtaacatgcatgtgatgttttttcacaggactcggggaaagtactgagtatacagtgctaacacacatcggtgtatgggtaaaaaccaaaattaatattctttatccccgatgcaaatttaacatctattatatacacatggtgttactgcaaagcAAATGTATATTGATAATCGACTTACCATCACCTTCATGGCAAACAACTGAAGTCACTAGTTTTTTATAAGTTCATTGCCATATAATCAACACACTAACAatgttgattgtttttgtacaaTTTAACGGGGCTACTGTCTGCCATGTTGGAAGTCAAAATTGCTCCTATCAATTGTGGTAGGCATGTAACTGCAGTGCAGCCCTAAAATAGCACTACACTGTATAGCTTAGAGGGACTTACTTGTaaactcccaaaatggtgcaaccaagattattgtgatgatgatttaAGGTGAATCGGTGGGTCAATATATGCCAAAATGTACCCCTGCGAATATCTGTGTGTTGCTCTCCAGTCTGAGTTATTGTGTTTAGGGTGCAACGCTTTACAGTTGAAAATGGTGGATAACCATGATTTTCCagtcaaatattttaatttcaaacaagAAGCAAATGCTGTGAGAGATATGCTTAGTACGTTTTATATAAGTGCAACATAAGTGTAAACAATTTTATGAATGATGTTCAGGCATTTTTGTAATGGCTCCCCATGTAGTCCAACTGAATGTAAATGTTTCCTGTTACTACCTGGGGTTTGTCTGCCCCATTTCCACAATGTTGAACCTTAATTGTCTACCTATTTGTCCTAACCATTTATCCACCCGATTAAATTACCGCACTAACATTACACAACCACATTCCCCACTTAATTCACCCAACTGTCTGTCCATAATCCACAAATACGTATTCACAAACAGTGCATGA encodes:
- the LOC139947956 gene encoding zinc finger protein DPF3-like isoform X3, with the protein product MTSLTRKNGDYEQFYREALENAAHFNTRLVAERRMRLPFLDSQTGVAQNNCFIWMQKRHRGPGLEEGQLYTYPSRRWRKKRKPQHAPLVDSSNLYSQLQQGESSNDGIDTIQEISGFTETDSNHPETSTNLVDKDQEELFREMEAVDDIPDAGEIERADSESDEDFEVSSRKRRGRGKGRGGGRKKASAIDADMPILQAEDKEKPFGCKDFGSSMALGESQVVRHLGMGSCDWRAKATQNKTKKKMIKGIAEPNNYCDFCLGDTYRNKEGTQEQLVSCADCGRSGHPSCLQFTENITAKVKSYRWQCIECKSCGLCGTSDNDDQLLFCDDCDRGYHMYCLKPPMSAPPEGSWICNLCKSPQVSLPLPMPLPAHLPQPHLPMMT
- the LOC139947956 gene encoding zinc finger protein DPF3-like isoform X2; amino-acid sequence: MTSLTRKNGDYEQFYREALENAAHFNTRLVAERRMRLPFLDSQTGVAQNNCFIWMQKRHRGPGLEEGQLYTYPSRRWRKKRKPQHAPLVDSSNLYSQLQQGESSNDGIDTIQEISGFTETDSNHPETSTNLVDKDQEELFREMEAVDDIPDAGEIERADSESDEDFEVSSRKRRGRGKGRGGGRKKASAIDADMPILQAEDKEKPFGCKVCGKRYKNRPGLNYHMSHYHQEIEAVSDEQSQPSPLQLTDPPKKKMIKGIAEPNNYCDFCLGDTYRNKEGTQEQLVSCADCGRSGHPSCLQFTENITAKVKSYRWQCIECKSCGLCGTSDNDDQLLFCDDCDRGYHMYCLKPPMSAPPEGSWICNLCKSPQVSLPLPMPLPAHLPQPHLPMMT
- the LOC139947956 gene encoding zinc finger protein DPF3-like isoform X4 → MTSLTRKNGDYEQFYREALENAAHFNTRLVAERRMRLPFLDSQTGVAQNNCFIWMQKRHRGPGLEEGQLYTYPSRRWRKKRKPQHAPLVDSSNLYSQLQQGESSNDGIDTIQEISGFTETDSNHPETSTNLVDKDQEELFREMEAVDDIPDAGEIERADSESDEDFEVSSRKRRGRGKGRGGGRKKASAIDADMPILQAEDKEKPFGCKAKKKMIKGIAEPNNYCDFCLGDTYRNKEGTQEQLVSCADCGRSGHPSCLQFTENITAKVKSYRWQCIECKSCGLCGTSDNDDQLLFCDDCDRGYHMYCLKPPMSAPPEGSWICNLCKSPQVSLPLPMPLPAHLPQPHLPMMT
- the LOC139947956 gene encoding zinc finger protein DPF3-like isoform X1, which codes for MTSLTRKNGDYEQFYREALENAAHFNTRLVAERRMRLPFLDSQTGVAQNNCFIWMQKRHRGPGLEEGQLYTYPSRRWRKKRKPQHAPLVDSSNLYSQLQQGESSNDGIDTIQEISGFTETDSNHPETSTNLVDKDQEELFREMEAVDDIPDAGEIERADSESDEDFEVSSRKRRGRGKGRGGGRKKASAIDADMPILQAEDKEKPFGCKVCGKRYKNRPGLNYHMSHYHQEIEAVSDEQSQPSPLQLTDPHFGSSMALGESQVVRHLGMGSCDWRAKATQNKTKKKMIKGIAEPNNYCDFCLGDTYRNKEGTQEQLVSCADCGRSGHPSCLQFTENITAKVKSYRWQCIECKSCGLCGTSDNDDQLLFCDDCDRGYHMYCLKPPMSAPPEGSWICNLCKSPQVSLPLPMPLPAHLPQPHLPMMT